From the Butyrivibrio fibrisolvens genome, one window contains:
- a CDS encoding cell division protein SepF produces MSAMDKFLKAIKLNDGEDEDYYDNEDDYYDKGTAALKTAPIGKDDPSIEVPEEKLKRSNPTKPITSISSRKKSMTSSGMEVCVVKPTSFEDAREITETLLSNRTVVLNLEGLDVDVAQRIIDFTSGSCFAINGNLQKISKYIFIITPSSVDISGDFQEMISGSIGTGL; encoded by the coding sequence ATGAGCGCAATGGATAAATTTCTGAAAGCCATCAAGCTTAATGACGGTGAAGACGAAGATTACTATGACAACGAAGATGATTACTATGATAAAGGCACAGCAGCATTAAAGACAGCACCAATCGGCAAGGATGATCCTTCAATCGAAGTGCCTGAAGAGAAGCTTAAGAGAAGCAATCCAACGAAACCGATCACATCAATTTCTTCAAGAAAAAAGTCTATGACATCATCAGGAATGGAAGTATGTGTAGTTAAACCAACTTCATTTGAAGACGCAAGAGAGATCACAGAAACTCTTCTTTCTAACAGAACAGTGGTTCTTAATCTGGAAGGCCTTGATGTTGATGTTGCGCAGAGAATCATTGATTTTACATCAGGTTCCTGTTTTGCTATCAATGGTAATCTTCAGAAGATTTCCAAGTATATCTTCATAATCACACCATCAAGCGTAGATATCTCAGGAGATTTTCAGGAGATGATCAGCGGATCAATAGGTACAGGTCTTTGA
- a CDS encoding glucose-6-phosphate isomerase, with amino-acid sequence MINWKNSDELKSFNDLFALKDQVKLAEVMEGANGAERVKKYSVPMSSGLSYNYAAKQVDDTVLAALSKFAEEAQLIEKFEALYNGEVINTGEKRLVLHQLTRGQLGSDVVAEGVNKRDFYVEQQNKIADFANKVHNGEITNEKGEKFTTAVQIGIGGSDLGPRAMYLALENWAKSNGKFFMDAKFISNVDPDDATAVLNSVDVSRSIFILVSKSGTTLETLTNEAFVKDALKKAGLDASKHMIAVTSETSPLAKSSDYLAAFFMDDYIGGRYSSTSAVGGAVLSLAFGPDVFARFLDGAAAEDKNATNKELTKNPAMLDALIGVYERNVLGYESTAVLPYSQALSRFPAHLQQLDMESNGKSVNRFGEKVNYVTGPVIFGEPGTNGQHSFYQLLHQGTNIIPLQFIGFKNNQTGNDVDIQGSTSQQKLCANVAAQIMAFACGKKDENANKNFEGGRPSSIIVGDKLTPEVLGALLAHFENKVMFQGFAWNLNSFDQEGVQLGKTLAKKVLAGDTQDALKAYSELLEI; translated from the coding sequence ATGATCAACTGGAAAAATTCAGACGAACTTAAGTCATTTAACGATCTTTTTGCACTCAAAGATCAGGTGAAACTTGCAGAGGTTATGGAAGGCGCAAATGGCGCAGAAAGAGTTAAGAAATACTCTGTTCCTATGTCAAGCGGACTGTCCTACAACTATGCTGCCAAGCAGGTAGATGATACTGTACTTGCTGCTCTTTCAAAATTTGCAGAAGAAGCTCAGCTCATAGAGAAATTTGAAGCTCTCTACAACGGCGAAGTTATCAATACAGGTGAGAAGAGACTTGTCCTCCACCAACTCACACGCGGACAGCTTGGCTCAGACGTTGTTGCAGAAGGTGTTAATAAGAGAGATTTCTATGTAGAACAGCAGAATAAGATCGCTGATTTCGCCAACAAGGTACACAATGGTGAGATCACTAACGAAAAGGGTGAGAAGTTCACAACAGCTGTTCAGATCGGTATCGGCGGAAGTGACCTTGGTCCTCGTGCTATGTACCTTGCTCTCGAGAACTGGGCTAAGTCCAATGGCAAGTTCTTCATGGATGCAAAGTTCATCAGCAATGTAGATCCTGACGATGCTACAGCTGTTCTTAATAGTGTTGATGTATCTCGTTCTATCTTCATCCTTGTGTCCAAGTCAGGTACTACTCTTGAGACACTTACCAACGAAGCTTTCGTTAAGGATGCTCTTAAAAAAGCAGGTCTTGATGCTTCCAAGCACATGATCGCAGTTACCAGCGAGACATCTCCACTTGCAAAGTCCAGTGACTACCTTGCTGCATTCTTCATGGATGATTATATCGGTGGTCGTTACTCTTCTACATCTGCTGTAGGCGGAGCTGTTCTGTCTCTTGCATTTGGTCCTGACGTATTTGCAAGATTCCTTGACGGCGCTGCTGCTGAAGACAAGAACGCTACCAATAAAGAACTCACTAAGAACCCTGCTATGCTTGATGCCCTTATCGGTGTATATGAGCGTAACGTTCTTGGCTACGAGTCAACAGCAGTTCTTCCTTACTCACAGGCTCTCTCTCGCTTCCCTGCTCATCTCCAGCAGCTTGATATGGAGTCCAATGGTAAGAGCGTTAACCGTTTTGGTGAAAAGGTTAATTATGTAACAGGACCTGTTATCTTCGGCGAACCTGGAACAAATGGACAGCACTCATTCTATCAGCTCCTTCACCAGGGAACTAATATCATTCCTCTTCAGTTCATAGGCTTCAAGAACAACCAGACAGGCAATGATGTAGATATTCAGGGCAGCACCAGCCAGCAGAAGCTCTGCGCTAATGTAGCTGCACAGATCATGGCATTTGCTTGTGGCAAAAAAGACGAGAATGCCAACAAGAACTTTGAAGGCGGACGTCCTTCAAGCATCATCGTAGGCGACAAGCTCACTCCTGAAGTACTGGGTGCTCTTCTTGCTCACTTTGAAAACAAGGTTATGTTCCAGGGATTTGCATGGAACCTTAACAGCTTCGATCAGGAAGGCGTTCAGCTTGGTAAGACTCTTGCTAAGAAAGTTCTTGCAGGTGATACTCAGGACGCTCTTAAAGCTTACAGCGAACTTCTTGAGATCTGA
- the aroB gene encoding 3-dehydroquinate synthase encodes MGEVINVTRDDKPCYDIMFEDSFKKLSKAVEGLGFKERRIAIITDSNVGPLYAKDVEKELKKVGSQVFVYEIPAGEEHKNLETVNGIYGFLISKHFDRHDLLIALGGGVVGDITGFAASSYLRGIAFVQIPTTLLAQADSSVGGKTGVDFEGYKNMVGAFYMPRLVYMNIAVLDTLPGRQFASGFAEVMKYGLIKDQEFYFWLIENLYEINERDHKVLAKMVRKSCEIKRDVVQKDPTEKGERALLNFGHTIGHAIEKARNFELYHGECVALGCIAAAYISMKKGLIETGTCYEIRDMFVPFNLPITVEDVDPEEIVKLVKSDKKMDNNCIKFILLKDIGDAFIDTTVTDDEIREAVKEILYFENGD; translated from the coding sequence ATGGGAGAAGTTATTAATGTAACACGTGATGATAAGCCTTGTTATGACATTATGTTCGAGGACAGTTTTAAGAAACTTTCTAAAGCCGTAGAAGGACTTGGATTTAAAGAAAGACGTATAGCGATCATTACAGATTCAAATGTTGGACCGCTCTATGCTAAGGATGTTGAAAAAGAGCTCAAAAAAGTTGGAAGTCAGGTCTTTGTATATGAGATTCCTGCAGGAGAAGAGCACAAAAATCTTGAGACGGTTAACGGGATATATGGATTCCTTATCTCCAAGCATTTTGACAGACATGACCTTCTTATAGCACTTGGCGGCGGAGTTGTGGGAGATATCACAGGATTTGCTGCATCCAGCTATCTTAGAGGAATTGCCTTCGTACAGATACCTACAACACTTTTGGCTCAGGCTGATTCCAGTGTTGGTGGTAAGACCGGGGTTGACTTTGAAGGTTATAAGAATATGGTTGGAGCATTCTATATGCCAAGACTTGTATATATGAATATCGCAGTTCTTGATACTCTTCCGGGGCGTCAGTTTGCATCAGGCTTTGCAGAAGTTATGAAGTACGGACTTATCAAGGATCAGGAGTTCTATTTCTGGCTTATTGAGAACCTTTATGAGATCAATGAAAGAGACCATAAGGTACTTGCCAAAATGGTTAGGAAGTCCTGCGAGATCAAGCGTGACGTAGTACAAAAAGACCCTACAGAGAAGGGCGAGAGAGCTCTCCTTAATTTCGGACATACAATCGGTCATGCTATAGAAAAGGCAAGAAACTTTGAACTCTATCACGGAGAGTGTGTTGCTCTTGGCTGCATAGCTGCTGCTTATATCTCCATGAAAAAAGGTCTCATTGAAACCGGAACCTGCTATGAGATAAGAGATATGTTTGTTCCCTTTAACCTACCGATCACTGTAGAGGATGTTGATCCTGAAGAAATCGTAAAACTTGTAAAGAGTGATAAGAAAATGGATAATAACTGTATCAAATTCATCCTTCTTAAAGACATAGGAGATGCATTCATCGATACTACAGTTACAGATGATGAGATAAGAGAAGCTGTTAAAGAGATTTTGTACTTCGAAAACGGAGATTAA
- a CDS encoding AAA family ATPase, protein METIITIGREFGSGGREIGEQVADRFGIKCYDKELIARAAKESGFCEEMIETHDERPTNSFMYNLVMDTYSFGYNSSSFVDMPISHKVFLAQFDAIKNLAKEGPCIIVGRCADYALSDYPNVVNLFITGNEKDKIARIRARFADLTSDEKARDMMVKKDKQRRSYYNYYSSKKWGHCDSYDLTINSSILGIEDTVNFIVDFVNKLEASKRS, encoded by the coding sequence ATGGAGACTATTATTACTATTGGACGTGAGTTTGGTTCCGGTGGAAGAGAAATAGGAGAACAGGTTGCCGATAGATTTGGTATTAAATGCTACGATAAGGAACTGATAGCCAGAGCTGCCAAGGAAAGCGGATTCTGTGAAGAGATGATAGAGACACATGATGAAAGACCCACTAACTCTTTCATGTACAATCTTGTAATGGATACTTATTCTTTTGGATACAATTCATCCAGCTTTGTGGATATGCCTATCAGTCATAAAGTATTCCTTGCTCAGTTTGATGCTATCAAGAACCTTGCAAAAGAAGGTCCATGTATAATCGTAGGCCGCTGCGCAGATTATGCTCTTTCTGATTATCCCAATGTTGTCAATCTCTTTATAACAGGCAATGAAAAAGATAAGATAGCCCGTATCAGAGCTCGTTTTGCAGATCTTACATCAGATGAGAAGGCAAGAGATATGATGGTCAAGAAAGATAAGCAGAGAAGAAGCTATTACAATTACTATAGTTCCAAGAAATGGGGCCACTGTGACAGCTATGATCTTACTATCAATTCTTCAATACTTGGAATTGAGGACACAGTTAATTTTATAGTGGATTTTGTTAATAAATTAGAAGCAAGTAAGCGCAGTTGA
- the mgsA gene encoding methylglyoxal synthase gives MNIALIAHDAKKKLMQNFCIAYRGILSRNDLFATGTTGRLIEEVTNLSVHKFLAGHLGGEQQIGAAIEHNEIDLVIFLRDPLTQKSHEPDVSNVMRLCDVHNIPLATNLASAELLIKSLDRGDLEWREMYK, from the coding sequence ATGAATATTGCACTGATCGCTCATGATGCGAAAAAGAAGCTTATGCAGAACTTTTGCATAGCATATAGGGGGATTTTAAGTCGTAATGATCTTTTTGCAACAGGAACAACTGGACGTCTTATAGAAGAAGTTACTAATCTTAGCGTGCACAAGTTCCTTGCAGGACATCTTGGAGGAGAACAGCAGATAGGAGCAGCGATCGAACATAATGAGATCGACCTTGTTATTTTCCTGCGTGATCCGCTTACACAGAAGTCACATGAACCGGATGTAAGCAATGTTATGCGCCTTTGTGACGTTCATAATATCCCTTTAGCCACTAATCTCGCATCAGCTGAGTTGTTGATCAAATCACTTGACAGAGGAGATTTAGAGTGGCGTGAAATGTATAAATAA
- a CDS encoding GGDEF domain-containing phosphodiesterase gives MSDHSKDFEQIDELTGLSTFTSFRVLAQDVLDDPTIRNDIAFVYFNVENFRSYNEKYGFAAGNDCLRLIGQTIQAIFPQEICSRVATDHFCIVADKNEIEEKIKQVCEELRPFRMETHMQLHAGIYFPTPDDFECTLCMDKAKIACDSLKHQYDSMFGYYDAKLDDEYQRTRYIIEHFDAAIENGYIYAWFQPLVRSFTGEISGYEALARWIDPDLGFISPADFVPVLEKYHIIRKLDLAVTQYVCNVQKKVMESGGQIMPVSINLSQQDFMGDDIVSEIDEIVLESGIPPEYINIEITESIFSIDSDRVANIIDAFRLQGYEVWMDDFGSGYSSLNSMQKYTFDCLKLDMKFLAGFSHSRNSKIIIESVIGMTKQLGIRTIAEGVESEEEAEYLRQVGCDQIQGFLYSKPGPFDEVYNLDIPKENTGLRKYHEKIGTINLLSQDPLGKEDDATKKIKFPMALVEEHKGHLDILTYNESFTEYVSLLGFASVNEANDMLNSDSENSVSVRYYMKSALDNDRFEVCHYSRNGLRCTLQINFIANYRSRNAFLFLGLVAESE, from the coding sequence ATGAGCGACCATTCAAAAGATTTCGAGCAGATTGACGAGCTCACAGGCTTATCTACATTCACTAGTTTTAGAGTTCTGGCTCAGGATGTTCTGGATGACCCGACGATCAGAAATGATATAGCCTTTGTGTATTTCAACGTTGAGAATTTCAGATCTTATAATGAAAAATATGGATTTGCTGCCGGAAATGATTGCCTTAGACTGATCGGACAGACGATACAGGCGATATTTCCACAGGAGATCTGTTCTCGTGTGGCTACGGATCATTTTTGCATAGTTGCTGACAAAAATGAAATTGAAGAGAAGATCAAGCAGGTTTGTGAAGAACTTCGTCCTTTCCGCATGGAGACACATATGCAGCTCCATGCAGGAATCTATTTTCCAACTCCTGATGACTTTGAATGTACACTATGCATGGATAAGGCCAAAATCGCTTGTGATTCTCTCAAGCATCAGTATGATTCCATGTTCGGTTATTATGATGCGAAGCTTGATGATGAGTACCAAAGAACACGTTATATCATCGAGCATTTTGATGCTGCAATTGAAAATGGTTATATATATGCCTGGTTCCAACCACTTGTAAGGTCTTTTACCGGAGAGATAAGCGGTTATGAGGCTCTTGCCAGATGGATAGATCCCGATCTTGGATTTATCTCACCCGCTGATTTTGTTCCTGTTCTGGAAAAATATCACATTATAAGAAAGCTCGATCTTGCAGTAACTCAATATGTTTGCAATGTGCAAAAAAAGGTCATGGAATCAGGCGGTCAGATAATGCCTGTATCTATTAATTTATCGCAGCAGGACTTCATGGGTGATGACATCGTATCTGAGATAGATGAGATCGTACTTGAGAGCGGTATACCACCTGAATATATAAATATAGAAATAACAGAGTCTATCTTTTCTATAGATTCTGACAGAGTCGCTAATATAATTGATGCATTTAGGCTACAAGGATACGAAGTGTGGATGGATGACTTCGGAAGCGGCTATTCATCTCTTAATTCCATGCAGAAATATACCTTTGACTGCCTGAAGCTTGATATGAAGTTCCTGGCAGGTTTTAGTCATAGCAGGAATTCCAAGATCATTATTGAGAGTGTTATAGGAATGACCAAGCAGCTTGGTATAAGGACTATAGCAGAAGGCGTCGAGTCCGAGGAAGAAGCAGAATATCTAAGGCAAGTAGGATGCGATCAGATTCAGGGATTTTTGTATTCTAAGCCGGGGCCTTTTGATGAAGTATATAATCTCGATATTCCAAAGGAAAATACCGGGCTTCGTAAATATCATGAGAAGATAGGAACTATAAACCTTCTATCACAGGATCCTCTTGGCAAAGAAGATGATGCTACAAAGAAAATCAAGTTCCCTATGGCGCTTGTAGAGGAACATAAAGGGCATCTGGATATTCTGACCTACAATGAATCTTTTACAGAATATGTAAGTCTTCTTGGCTTTGCGTCAGTTAATGAAGCAAACGATATGCTTAATTCTGATTCTGAGAATTCTGTAAGTGTAAGGTATTATATGAAATCTGCTCTTGATAATGATAGATTTGAAGTGTGCCATTATTCAAGAAATGGTCTTAGATGTACTTTGCAGATCAACTTCATAGCCAATTACAGAAGCAGAAATGCATTCCTGTTCCTAGGGCTTGTGGCTGAAAGCGAATAA
- the lspA gene encoding signal peptidase II, translating to MTRKKITFLIADIIAFIVLVALDQFTKILAVANLKDKASFPIIRNVLELQYLENKGAAFGMLQNQKAFFILIAILILIIIVYVLALVPDDMKYNALHILLVMIGSGACGNMVDRFRTNYVVDFIYFKLINFPIFNVADIYVTVSTFILLFLFLFYYKENDFAFLSFKQQKKFREFK from the coding sequence ATAACCAGAAAGAAGATAACATTTCTTATAGCGGATATTATTGCATTTATAGTGCTGGTTGCACTTGATCAGTTTACTAAAATCCTGGCAGTTGCCAATCTGAAGGACAAGGCTTCTTTTCCTATCATAAGGAATGTACTTGAACTTCAGTATCTTGAGAACAAGGGCGCAGCCTTTGGAATGCTTCAGAATCAGAAAGCCTTCTTCATACTGATAGCTATCCTGATACTCATAATAATCGTATATGTTCTTGCGCTGGTGCCGGATGATATGAAGTACAATGCGCTTCACATCCTTCTGGTAATGATCGGAAGCGGTGCCTGTGGCAATATGGTTGATAGATTCAGAACCAACTATGTTGTAGACTTTATATATTTTAAACTGATCAACTTTCCGATATTCAATGTAGCTGATATCTATGTTACTGTATCAACCTTTATACTATTGTTCCTGTTTTTGTTCTACTATAAAGAGAATGATTTTGCATTCCTTAGCTTTAAACAGCAGAAGAAGTTCAGGGAGTTTAAGTAA
- a CDS encoding RluA family pseudouridine synthase — translation MNYDNLDDSIEFNTGTSTDSSEDAALHEGLLEDEILDDQDDADIVEESGSEKLFTAIIDEKLSGKRIDKVLSLLFPEHSRSYLKSLIVDGKVKINDKTVSKASIAVSLGDKIELVVPPPRELDIKPENIPLDILYEDSDVLVVNKPKDMVVHPAAGHYEGTLVNAVMYHCGDNLSGINGVMRPGIVHRIDKDTTGSIIICKNDNAHRKIAAQLKEHSIKREYVAIVYGIIEEDEGTVEGTIGRHPTDRKKMAINAPGGKSAVTHYKVIKRFYESKMTYVACRLETGRTHQIRVHMSSIGHPLLGDEVYKGGRKTNIKLNGQCLHARILGFIHPTTGEYIETMAPLPEYFEHLLNTLK, via the coding sequence ATGAATTATGACAATTTAGATGATTCAATAGAATTTAATACTGGTACAAGCACTGATAGTAGTGAAGATGCTGCGCTACATGAGGGGCTTTTGGAGGATGAGATCTTAGATGATCAGGATGATGCTGACATTGTAGAAGAATCTGGTTCCGAGAAGCTTTTTACAGCTATAATAGATGAAAAACTCTCCGGCAAAAGGATTGATAAGGTTCTGTCTCTTCTTTTTCCTGAGCATTCAAGATCGTATCTTAAGAGTCTTATTGTAGATGGCAAGGTCAAGATCAATGATAAGACGGTGTCCAAAGCATCTATAGCAGTAAGTCTTGGTGATAAGATAGAACTTGTAGTACCGCCTCCAAGGGAGCTTGATATTAAGCCTGAGAATATTCCACTTGATATTCTCTATGAGGATAGTGATGTTCTGGTAGTCAATAAACCTAAGGATATGGTAGTGCATCCGGCGGCAGGTCACTATGAGGGGACTCTTGTCAATGCAGTTATGTATCACTGCGGAGATAATCTCTCCGGTATCAATGGTGTCATGCGTCCTGGTATCGTTCACAGGATCGACAAGGATACTACAGGCTCTATTATCATCTGTAAAAATGATAATGCCCATAGGAAGATAGCAGCACAGCTCAAAGAGCATTCTATCAAAAGAGAATATGTAGCTATAGTATACGGGATAATCGAAGAAGACGAAGGCACGGTAGAAGGTACGATAGGAAGACATCCTACGGACCGTAAGAAGATGGCTATAAATGCTCCCGGGGGTAAGAGCGCTGTCACTCATTATAAGGTCATCAAGCGCTTCTATGAGTCCAAGATGACTTATGTTGCGTGTAGACTTGAGACAGGGCGTACTCATCAAATACGAGTTCATATGTCCTCTATAGGGCATCCTCTTCTTGGAGATGAAGTCTATAAGGGCGGCAGGAAGACCAATATCAAGTTAAATGGTCAGTGTCTCCATGCCAGGATACTTGGTTTTATCCATCCTACAACAGGTGAGTATATCGAGACTATGGCACCTCTTCCGGAATATTTTGAGCATCTTTTAAACACACTTAAATAG
- a CDS encoding HlyD family efflux transporter periplasmic adaptor subunit: MAAKKKNSKITNINSGFTPDRIGILIFAVLLVYMIISIVQYIKAKHVVGYEVMEGSLSQNNTYTAIALRDEEVVENDTAGSVYYFATEDRRVAKGDLVYIVDEADSLADMSSLTGDASAVSLTDKDYAEIKEDIEDFTSTFNKNNFSSVYDFKNSINGTLSKLVNTSYLNNIGELSSSTHNFIYRNAPSSGIVLYYKDGYEGLTLQDMKSDLFDQTTYEKTTFGSSEVVTADAPVYKLAKNEDWSVVIQVDDQETADYLMDQEYIKIKFLKNQVTVWGQVSTYTNSKGEIFVQFSFTNSMITFATDRFLSIELIIENETGLKIPNSSIIEKNFYVIPSELVMETAEGNTVVQRKTYLEDGSQSSEDVIVSIHSQVDDKYYIDQDAIASGDILMYPATGEEFTVSEVASLTGVYNINKGYADFKQIEVLYSNDEYSIVKSGTEYGLNVYDYIALDATSVTDDELIYD; this comes from the coding sequence ATGGCCGCAAAGAAGAAAAACAGCAAAATAACAAATATAAATTCCGGCTTTACGCCTGACAGAATCGGTATTTTGATTTTTGCCGTACTTCTGGTGTACATGATCATCAGCATCGTGCAATATATCAAAGCTAAGCATGTAGTAGGCTATGAAGTCATGGAAGGATCCTTATCGCAGAATAATACCTATACTGCAATAGCTCTAAGAGATGAAGAAGTAGTAGAGAATGATACAGCAGGAAGTGTATACTATTTTGCAACAGAAGACAGGAGAGTTGCCAAGGGTGATCTTGTTTATATTGTAGACGAGGCAGATTCTCTGGCTGATATGTCCTCTCTTACCGGAGATGCATCCGCTGTATCTCTTACGGATAAGGACTATGCAGAAATTAAAGAAGATATCGAAGATTTCACCAGTACCTTTAATAAGAACAATTTCAGCAGTGTTTATGATTTTAAGAATAGTATAAATGGTACACTTTCCAAACTTGTGAATACTTCATATCTTAATAATATTGGAGAACTCAGTTCATCAACTCATAACTTTATTTATAGAAATGCTCCTTCAAGTGGTATAGTTCTTTATTATAAAGACGGCTATGAAGGACTTACACTTCAGGATATGAAGTCGGATCTTTTTGATCAGACAACTTATGAGAAGACTACATTTGGTTCATCAGAAGTTGTAACAGCTGATGCGCCGGTTTATAAACTTGCCAAAAATGAAGACTGGTCTGTTGTAATTCAGGTTGATGATCAGGAAACTGCTGATTATCTTATGGATCAGGAATATATTAAAATAAAATTTCTTAAGAATCAGGTAACAGTTTGGGGACAGGTCAGTACGTATACCAATTCTAAAGGTGAGATATTTGTCCAGTTCTCTTTTACCAATTCAATGATCACATTTGCAACAGACAGATTTCTGTCAATAGAGCTGATCATCGAAAACGAGACAGGGCTTAAGATTCCTAATTCTTCTATAATTGAGAAGAACTTCTATGTCATTCCTTCAGAACTTGTGATGGAGACAGCAGAGGGCAATACTGTAGTACAGCGCAAAACTTATCTGGAAGATGGTTCGCAGTCAAGCGAAGATGTAATAGTAAGCATACATAGTCAGGTCGATGATAAGTATTACATAGATCAGGATGCTATTGCCAGTGGAGATATACTTATGTATCCTGCTACAGGAGAGGAATTTACAGTTAGCGAAGTTGCTTCTCTGACAGGTGTTTACAACATCAATAAGGGATATGCGGATTTCAAGCAGATTGAAGTTCTGTACAGCAATGATGAATATTCTATCGTCAAATCAGGTACAGAATACGGTCTGAATGTTTATGACTATATAGCGCTTGATGCAACAAGTGTAACAGACGATGAACTGATATATGACTGA
- a CDS encoding D-alanyl-D-alanine carboxypeptidase family protein: MKCINKRLITFVTALLSIVSLSACGSSSYAIPYSPDSVYTSISSDMVDTFASDLCVVGSDITDGSISMSKNSCAGLFDLNKRETLFALNVNEQVDPASLTKIMTALVALKYGSLDQILTATKAVNINEAGAQLIGLKEGDTMTLDQALHILLIYSANDAGMLIADNIGGSVDAFVELMNEEAKEIGATKCHFTNPHGLTADDHYVTAYDMYLIFNAAMQYDEFQEIINMSTYSTVYSRADASTVEVNIKSTNGYLRGDRSAPSTITVIGGKTGTTNAAGHCLILLAKDSSGNPYIAVIMRAEDGDTLYSEMTALLEKITS; encoded by the coding sequence GTGAAATGTATAAATAAAAGACTTATTACCTTTGTAACAGCTCTTTTATCCATAGTATCACTTAGTGCCTGTGGATCATCGTCATATGCTATCCCGTATTCTCCGGATAGCGTTTACACATCCATTTCTTCCGATATGGTTGATACCTTTGCTTCTGATCTGTGTGTAGTCGGTTCCGATATTACAGACGGCAGCATTAGTATGTCTAAGAATTCGTGTGCAGGTCTTTTTGACCTGAACAAGAGAGAGACGTTGTTCGCTCTCAATGTCAATGAGCAGGTTGATCCTGCATCCCTTACCAAAATTATGACAGCTTTAGTAGCTCTCAAATATGGAAGCCTCGATCAGATATTAACTGCAACCAAAGCAGTTAATATTAACGAAGCAGGTGCACAGCTTATCGGCTTAAAAGAGGGCGATACCATGACACTTGATCAGGCACTGCATATACTTTTGATATACTCTGCAAATGATGCCGGTATGCTTATTGCAGACAATATCGGAGGTAGCGTCGATGCTTTTGTAGAACTCATGAATGAAGAAGCAAAAGAAATCGGTGCTACTAAGTGCCATTTTACTAATCCTCATGGACTTACAGCTGATGATCACTATGTTACAGCATATGATATGTATCTGATATTCAATGCTGCCATGCAGTATGATGAGTTTCAGGAGATCATTAATATGTCCACTTATTCAACAGTGTATTCCAGAGCTGACGCAAGCACTGTTGAAGTTAACATCAAGTCTACCAACGGATATCTTCGTGGTGACAGGTCTGCTCCGTCAACTATTACAGTCATAGGTGGTAAGACAGGAACGACCAATGCGGCAGGACACTGCCTTATCCTGCTTGCAAAAGATTCTTCGGGTAATCCTTATATTGCAGTTATAATGCGTGCGGAAGACGGCGATACTTTGTATAGCGAGATGACAGCCCTTCTTGAGAAAATAACATCCTAA